The following coding sequences lie in one Hyalangium minutum genomic window:
- a CDS encoding CHAT domain-containing protein produces the protein MSQPAQRRFVEVFPRLADVAEDVLPEFARSLPFHPLQFLQELLLAAELKQQNEWTRAGLTALEAVSVGLLRELQAARALFGDESRLLFDWVKLAIARLVARAALDTGDLARTHEWLIRAVAVEEYCGDGEYTFDYSPLAGALSAPQALVGALVTDAVLDWLGTLFAHSARSGDLLSHAQEIFPVPGKMISAGIFSRASFPSLVLDMLMQRAQWAARYQSQDAQAAAAPLLELLDSGILSEGDRAGIELFLATNTYPFASEPQAERARRALATYFDRYSAANRLLLRIASCWGDSARLREIHSQLLEDLASIRTERAQQAASPTEALLRAGQSFRMLQPVLRAYAESGDAASVVEILAAWSGDVSAQPLVQVPLLAVPGHPVGTLWVSGETVAPMDTTPKENFGDFLAALNAFLDVTILFGDQPSLRPRQRGGGMHPHPEYGRRFEAESIRLLRLDALSEFGTPLPDRLVLAPGLTVPVQPLLLRHRGHNAALSVSLREPLPVRPLRHVALLGDNTMSSAFELDAVTSILERAGVAVDRISPTADAFKSAYSDTRYDALWVAAHGEYRSFQLERSALVLGESEELSLDDLAALPAPSGDRRLLVLNVCSGGHSATFGGPLGVGLGPVLVGRSQTVISHLWPVGFQFAGAFGVLLADAHVRLKDHLDAYGESMQVVLAGRESMLQRLALLPNAAPVAERLHEGIDVGNIASWGAPTLLI, from the coding sequence ATGAGCCAACCCGCGCAACGTCGGTTCGTGGAGGTGTTTCCAAGGTTGGCAGACGTCGCCGAAGACGTGCTGCCTGAATTTGCCCGGAGCCTTCCCTTTCACCCTCTCCAGTTTCTCCAAGAACTCCTCCTCGCGGCAGAGCTGAAGCAGCAAAACGAGTGGACTCGTGCAGGCCTGACCGCGCTCGAAGCGGTTTCCGTTGGCTTGCTTCGCGAACTCCAAGCAGCACGAGCGTTGTTCGGTGACGAGTCGCGTCTCCTCTTCGACTGGGTCAAACTGGCCATCGCGAGGCTCGTCGCACGAGCCGCCTTAGATACCGGTGACCTTGCGCGCACGCACGAATGGCTCATCCGAGCGGTTGCTGTGGAGGAGTATTGCGGCGACGGCGAGTACACGTTCGATTACAGCCCTCTCGCTGGCGCGCTTTCGGCTCCACAGGCGCTCGTCGGAGCGCTTGTCACGGATGCCGTTCTCGACTGGCTCGGAACGCTGTTCGCCCACAGCGCACGTTCCGGGGACTTGCTCAGTCACGCTCAGGAAATCTTTCCTGTGCCCGGCAAAATGATTTCTGCGGGGATCTTCTCCCGGGCATCATTCCCCAGCTTGGTGCTGGACATGTTGATGCAGCGGGCTCAGTGGGCGGCTCGCTACCAATCACAGGATGCGCAAGCAGCGGCGGCACCACTGCTGGAGCTTCTCGATTCCGGTATTCTCTCGGAAGGAGATCGCGCAGGGATCGAACTTTTCCTGGCGACGAACACGTATCCGTTTGCTAGCGAGCCGCAGGCGGAACGCGCGCGCCGTGCGCTCGCAACCTATTTCGACAGATATAGTGCAGCAAACCGACTGCTCCTGCGGATTGCCTCGTGCTGGGGTGACTCTGCAAGGCTTCGCGAAATTCACTCCCAGTTGCTCGAAGACCTCGCCTCAATTCGCACTGAACGCGCGCAGCAAGCGGCGTCACCGACCGAGGCACTGCTGCGCGCGGGTCAGTCGTTTCGGATGCTGCAGCCTGTCCTTCGCGCATACGCCGAGAGCGGCGACGCCGCGTCAGTTGTGGAGATTCTCGCCGCGTGGTCCGGAGATGTTTCGGCCCAGCCACTCGTGCAAGTGCCACTGCTAGCGGTGCCAGGACATCCGGTGGGCACTCTTTGGGTGTCCGGCGAAACAGTTGCGCCAATGGACACAACGCCGAAGGAGAATTTCGGAGATTTTCTGGCGGCCCTGAATGCGTTCCTCGATGTCACGATCCTTTTCGGAGACCAGCCCTCGCTTCGCCCGAGACAAAGAGGGGGGGGGATGCATCCCCATCCGGAGTACGGTCGCCGTTTCGAAGCCGAGTCAATAAGGTTGCTGCGTCTCGACGCCCTTTCCGAGTTCGGCACGCCACTGCCGGATCGGCTTGTGCTGGCGCCTGGGCTGACCGTCCCAGTCCAGCCGCTGCTCCTCCGGCATAGAGGACACAATGCCGCGCTGAGCGTGTCGCTGCGCGAGCCACTCCCTGTGCGTCCACTCAGGCACGTCGCCCTTCTGGGTGACAACACTATGTCGTCCGCGTTCGAACTCGACGCGGTCACCTCGATACTTGAGCGGGCAGGTGTCGCTGTCGACCGAATTTCTCCCACAGCAGACGCCTTCAAGTCCGCTTACTCGGACACTCGGTACGATGCGCTCTGGGTCGCCGCCCATGGCGAATACCGCTCATTTCAGTTGGAGCGCTCCGCACTAGTACTCGGTGAGAGTGAGGAATTGTCCCTCGACGACTTGGCAGCACTCCCAGCGCCAAGTGGCGACCGGCGCTTGCTCGTTCTCAACGTCTGTAGCGGCGGCCATTCGGCGACGTTCGGAGGGCCGCTTGGCGTGGGCCTTGGACCGGTGCTCGTCGGCCGATCACAGACTGTAATCAGTCACCTGTGGCCGGTTGGATTTCAGTTCGCAGGCGCATTCGGTGTCCTCCTTGCCGACGCGCACGTCCGTCTCAAGGACCACCTGGACGCGTACGGGGAGAGCATGCAGGTCGTGCTGGCTGGGCGAGAATCGATGTTGCAACGACTTGCTCTACTACCCAATGCTGCACCGGTCGCCGAGCGCCTTCACGAGGGAATTGACGTTGGCAACATCGCTAGCTGGGGAGCTCCGACCTTGTTGATCTAA